One genomic region from Streptomyces sp. NBC_01304 encodes:
- the cobA gene encoding uroporphyrinogen-III C-methyltransferase, which translates to MAQHPAYPVGLRLTGRRVVVLGGGQVAQRRLPALIAAGADITMISPTATPSVEAMADTGEIRWEKRAYAQGDLGQAWYALIATSDHEANEAASAEAEAHRVWCVRSDDADAATALTPATGHSEGVTVAVLTTDVRGRDPRRTAAIRDAVVEGLRDGTLVAPHHRTRNPGVALVGGGPGDPDLITVRGRRLLAEADVVIADRLGPRDLLAELPPHVEVIDAAKIPYGRFMAQEAINNALIEHAKAGKSVVRLKGGDPFVFGRGMEEAQALAEAGIPCTVVPGISSSISVPGAAGIPVTHRGVAHEFTVVSGHVAPDDERSLVDWSALAKGRGTLVVLMGVDKIGAIAAKLIEGGKSPDTPVALVQEGTTATQRRVDATLATVAETVTKEEVRPPAVIVIGDVVEVGPTSQADPEATA; encoded by the coding sequence ATGGCCCAGCACCCCGCGTACCCCGTAGGCCTCCGCCTCACCGGCCGCCGCGTAGTAGTCCTCGGCGGCGGCCAGGTGGCCCAGCGCCGCCTCCCGGCACTGATCGCAGCGGGCGCCGACATCACGATGATCTCCCCGACGGCGACACCCTCGGTCGAGGCGATGGCGGACACCGGCGAGATCCGCTGGGAGAAGCGGGCGTACGCCCAAGGGGACCTGGGCCAGGCCTGGTACGCCCTGATCGCGACCAGCGACCACGAGGCCAACGAGGCGGCCAGCGCGGAAGCGGAGGCGCACCGCGTCTGGTGCGTCCGCTCCGACGACGCCGACGCGGCAACCGCCCTCACCCCGGCAACCGGCCACAGCGAGGGGGTAACCGTCGCCGTCCTCACCACGGACGTGCGAGGCCGCGACCCCCGCCGCACCGCCGCCATCCGCGACGCGGTCGTCGAGGGCCTGCGCGACGGCACGCTGGTCGCCCCGCACCACCGCACCCGCAACCCCGGCGTCGCCCTGGTCGGCGGCGGCCCCGGCGACCCCGACCTGATCACCGTCCGCGGCCGCCGCCTGCTCGCCGAGGCCGACGTGGTCATCGCCGACCGCCTCGGCCCGCGCGACCTGCTCGCCGAACTCCCGCCGCACGTCGAGGTGATCGATGCCGCGAAGATCCCGTACGGCCGCTTCATGGCCCAGGAAGCGATCAACAACGCCCTGATCGAGCACGCCAAGGCGGGCAAGTCGGTGGTCCGCCTCAAGGGCGGCGACCCGTTCGTCTTCGGCCGCGGCATGGAGGAGGCCCAGGCGCTCGCCGAGGCGGGCATCCCCTGCACGGTCGTGCCCGGCATCTCCAGCTCGATCAGCGTGCCGGGCGCCGCAGGCATCCCGGTCACGCACCGAGGCGTGGCCCACGAGTTCACGGTCGTCAGCGGTCACGTGGCCCCCGACGACGAACGCTCCCTCGTCGACTGGTCGGCCCTCGCCAAGGGCCGCGGCACGCTCGTCGTCCTGATGGGTGTCGACAAGATCGGCGCGATCGCCGCCAAGCTCATCGAGGGCGGCAAGAGCCCCGACACCCCGGTCGCCCTCGTCCAGGAAGGCACCACCGCGACCCAGCGCCGCGTCGATGCCACCCTCGCCACGGTCGCCGAAACCGTCACGAA